Proteins from a single region of Prinia subflava isolate CZ2003 ecotype Zambia chromosome 10, Cam_Psub_1.2, whole genome shotgun sequence:
- the SELE gene encoding E-selectin isoform X2 has protein sequence MICLQFLSLLTYGLTVLQGVNGWTYHYSDTNMTYREAELWCRKKYTNLVAIQNKEEIKHLNTFLPFNPGYYWIGIRKINDVWTWTGTNKELTEEARNWASGEPNGKGNNEDCVEIYIKRGKDDGKWNDEQCEKKKVALCYTASCNPSLCSGHGECIETINNHTCHCNPGFYGPECEFVESCDPLKKPDHGSLECHHPLGDFSYNSSCTVQCEEGYELTALGSIHCTSAGLWSAPLAACKAVTCPALEVPVHGAVNCSHPSVQLTWGTTCEFTCEEGFTLTGPAMLQCGSAGAWDRQQPSCAAVRCEAVPRPAEGSVSCDRAPAELTSGSRCDFQCGEGYVLEGSPSTECLPQGQWSEPVPKCKVIQCEPLSSPEKGSVDCSHGAGIFTYNTSCHFSCLEGWSLNGSRVLECSLSGNWSASLPTCEASEQASYISVGIAATSASLLSTASFLLWLARRFRRKAKKFIPFRNWQETASEGSFQSAGQNV, from the exons ATGATTTGCTTGCAGTTCCTATCTCTTCTTACCTATG GACTTACAGTTCTGCAGGGGGTGAATGGGTGGACGTACCATTATTCAGACACAAACATGACCtacagggaagcagagctgtggtgcaGAAAGAAGTATACTAACCTGGTTGCCATCCAGAACAAGGAGGAAATCAAGCATCTCAATACCTTCTTACCCTTCAATCCGGGTTACTACTGGATTGGAATCAGAAAAATTAATGACGTGTGGACCTGGACTGGAACTAACAAAGAACTGACAGAAGAAGCAAGGAACTGGGCTTCAGGGGAGCCAAATGGCAAAGGGAACAACGAGGACTGCGTTGAGATCTACATCAAAAGAGGGAAGGATGATGGCAAATGGAATGATGAGCAGTGTGAGAAAAAGAAGGTCGCCTTGTGCTACACAG cttcttGCAACCCATCTCTCTGCAGTGGCCATGGAGAATGCATAGAGACTATCAACAACCACACCTGCCACTGCAACCCTGGGTTCTATGGGCCGGAATGCGAGTTTG TTGAGAGTTGTGATCCACTGAAGAAACCTGATCATGGGAGCCTTGAGTGCCACCATCCATTGGGGGACTTCAGCTACAACTCGTCCTGCACAGTTCAGTGTGAGGAGGGCTATGAGCTGACTGCACTGGGATCTATTCACTGTacctctgctgggctctggtcTGCCCCCCTTGCAGCATGCAAAG CTGTGACCTGTCCTGCCCTGGAAGTGCCTGTCCATGGGGCTGTGAACTGCTCCCACCCCTCTGTGCAGCTCACCTGGGGAACCACCTGTGAGTTCACCTGTGAGGAAGGGTTTACCCTGACAGGACCAGCTATGCTGCAGTGCGGCTCTGCCGGGGcctgggacaggcagcagcCAAGCTGTGCAG ctgtgaggTGTGAGGCTGTGCCGCGGCCAGCAGAAGGCTCCGTGAGCTGTGACCGCgctcctgcagagctcaccTCTGGCTCCCGCTGTGATTTCCAGTGCGGTGAGGGATATGTCCTGGAGGGCTCGCCCAGCACTGAGTGCCTGCCACAGGGACAGTGGTCAGAGCCGGTGCCCAAATGCAAAG TCATACAGTGTGAACCACTGAGTTCTCCTGAGAAAGGCTCTGTGGATTGCTCCCACGGGGCTGGGATCTTCACCTACAACACCTCCTGCCACTTCAGCTGCCTTGAAGGATGGAGTCTCAATGGCTCTCGTGTCCTGGAGTGCAGCCTTTCAGGAAACTGGAGTGCCAGCCTGCCCACATGTGAAG CCTCTGAGCAAGCCAGCTACATCTCTGTGGGCATAGCAGCCACGtctgcctctctgctgtccACAGCATCATTCCTCCTTTGGCTTGCAAGGCGCTTCCGGAGAAAAG CAAAGAAGTTTATTCCTTTCAG GAACTGGCAGGAAACAGCCAGTGAAGGTAGTTTTCAAAGTGCTGGCCAGAATGTCTAA
- the SELE gene encoding E-selectin isoform X3, translating to MICLQFLSLLTYGLTVLQGVNGWTYHYSDTNMTYREAELWCRKKYTNLVAIQNKEEIKHLNTFLPFNPGYYWIGIRKINDVWTWTGTNKELTEEARNWASGEPNGKGNNEDCVEIYIKRGKDDGKWNDEQCEKKKVALCYTASCNPSLCSGHGECIETINNHTCHCNPGFYGPECEFVESCDPLKKPDHGSLECHHPLGDFSYNSSCTVQCEEGYELTALGSIHCTSAGLWSAPLAACKAVTCPALEVPVHGAVNCSHPSVQLTWGTTCEFTCEEGFTLTGPATLQCGSAGAWDRQQPSCAAVRCEAVPRPAEGSVSCDRAPAELTSGSRCDFQCGEGYVLEGSSSTECLPQGQWSQPVPKCKVIQCEPLSSPEKGSVDCSHGAGIFTYNTSCHFSCLEGWSLNGSRVLECSLSGNWSASLPTCEASEQASYISVGIAATSASLLSTASFLLWLARRFRRKAKKFIPFRNWQETASEGSFQSAGQNV from the exons ATGATTTGCTTGCAGTTCCTATCTCTTCTTACCTATG GACTTACAGTTCTGCAGGGGGTGAATGGGTGGACGTACCATTATTCAGACACAAACATGACCtacagggaagcagagctgtggtgcaGAAAGAAGTATACTAACCTGGTTGCCATCCAGAACAAGGAGGAAATCAAGCATCTCAATACCTTCTTACCCTTCAATCCGGGTTACTACTGGATTGGAATCAGAAAAATTAATGACGTGTGGACCTGGACTGGAACTAACAAAGAACTGACAGAAGAAGCAAGGAACTGGGCTTCAGGGGAGCCAAATGGCAAAGGGAACAACGAGGACTGCGTTGAGATCTACATCAAAAGAGGGAAGGATGATGGCAAATGGAATGATGAGCAGTGTGAGAAAAAGAAGGTCGCCTTGTGCTACACAG cttcttGCAACCCATCTCTCTGCAGTGGCCATGGAGAATGCATAGAGACTATCAACAACCACACCTGCCACTGCAACCCTGGGTTCTATGGGCCGGAATGCGAGTTTG TTGAGAGTTGTGATCCACTGAAGAAACCTGATCATGGGAGCCTTGAGTGCCACCATCCATTGGGGGACTTCAGCTACAACTCGTCCTGCACAGTTCAGTGTGAGGAGGGCTATGAGCTGACTGCACTGGGATCTATTCACTGTacctctgctgggctctggtcTGCCCCCCTTGCAGCATGCAAAG CTGTGACCTGTCCTGCCCTGGAAGTGCCTGTGCATGGGGCTGTGAACTGCTCCCACCCCTCTGTGCAGCTCACCTGGGGAACCACCTGTGAGTTCACCTGTGAGGAAGGGTTTACCCTGACAGGACCAGCTACGCTGCAGTGCGGCTCTGCCGGGGcctgggacaggcagcagcCAAGCTGTGCAG ctgtgaggTGTGAGGCTGTGCCGCGGCCAGCAGAAGGCTCCGTGAGCTGTGACCGCgctcctgcagagctcaccTCTGGCTCCCGCTGTGATTTCCAGTGCGGTGAGGGATATGTCCTGGAGGGCTCGTCCAGCACTGAGTGCCTGCCACAGGGACAGTGGTCACAGCCGGTGCCCAAATGCAAAG TCATACAGTGTGAACCACTGAGTTCTCCTGAGAAAGGCTCTGTGGATTGCTCCCACGGGGCTGGGATCTTCACCTACAACACCTCCTGCCACTTCAGCTGCCTTGAAGGATGGAGTCTCAATGGCTCTCGTGTCCTGGAGTGCAGCCTTTCAGGAAACTGGAGTGCCAGCCTGCCCACATGTGAAG CCTCTGAGCAAGCCAGCTACATCTCTGTGGGCATAGCAGCCACGtctgcctctctgctgtccACAGCATCATTCCTCCTTTGGCTTGCAAGGCGCTTCCGGAGAAAAG CAAAGAAGTTTATTCCTTTCAG GAACTGGCAGGAAACAGCCAGTGAAGGTAGTTTTCAAAGTGCTGGCCAGAATGTCTAA
- the SELE gene encoding E-selectin isoform X1: MICLQFLSLLTYGLTVLQGVNGWTYHYSDTNMTYREAELWCRKKYTNLVAIQNKEEIKHLNTFLPFNPGYYWIGIRKINDVWTWTGTNKELTEEARNWASGEPNGKGNNEDCVEIYIKRGKDDGKWNDEQCEKKKVALCYTASCNPSLCSGHGECIETINNHTCHCNPGFYGPECEFVESCDPLKKPDHGSLECHHPLGDFSYNSSCTVQCEEGYELTALGSIHCTSAGLWSAPLAACKAVTCPALEVPVHGAVNCSHPSVQLTWGTTCEFTCEEGFTLTGPAMLQCGSAGAWDRQQPSCAAVRCEAVPRPAEGSVSCDRAPAELTSGSRCDFQCGEGYVLEGSPSTECLPQGQWSEPVPKCKAVTCPALEVPVHGAVNCSHPSVQLTWGTTCEFTCEEGFTLTGPATLQCGSAGAWDRQQPSCAAVRCEAVPRPAEGSVSCDRAPAELTSGSRCDFQCGEGYVLEGSSSTECLPQGQWSQPVPKCKVIQCEPLSSPEKGSVDCSHGAGIFTYNTSCHFSCLEGWSLNGSRVLECSLSGNWSASLPTCEASEQASYISVGIAATSASLLSTASFLLWLARRFRRKAKKFIPFRNWQETASEGSFQSAGQNV; encoded by the exons ATGATTTGCTTGCAGTTCCTATCTCTTCTTACCTATG GACTTACAGTTCTGCAGGGGGTGAATGGGTGGACGTACCATTATTCAGACACAAACATGACCtacagggaagcagagctgtggtgcaGAAAGAAGTATACTAACCTGGTTGCCATCCAGAACAAGGAGGAAATCAAGCATCTCAATACCTTCTTACCCTTCAATCCGGGTTACTACTGGATTGGAATCAGAAAAATTAATGACGTGTGGACCTGGACTGGAACTAACAAAGAACTGACAGAAGAAGCAAGGAACTGGGCTTCAGGGGAGCCAAATGGCAAAGGGAACAACGAGGACTGCGTTGAGATCTACATCAAAAGAGGGAAGGATGATGGCAAATGGAATGATGAGCAGTGTGAGAAAAAGAAGGTCGCCTTGTGCTACACAG cttcttGCAACCCATCTCTCTGCAGTGGCCATGGAGAATGCATAGAGACTATCAACAACCACACCTGCCACTGCAACCCTGGGTTCTATGGGCCGGAATGCGAGTTTG TTGAGAGTTGTGATCCACTGAAGAAACCTGATCATGGGAGCCTTGAGTGCCACCATCCATTGGGGGACTTCAGCTACAACTCGTCCTGCACAGTTCAGTGTGAGGAGGGCTATGAGCTGACTGCACTGGGATCTATTCACTGTacctctgctgggctctggtcTGCCCCCCTTGCAGCATGCAAAG CTGTGACCTGTCCTGCCCTGGAAGTGCCTGTCCATGGGGCTGTGAACTGCTCCCACCCCTCTGTGCAGCTCACCTGGGGAACCACCTGTGAGTTCACCTGTGAGGAAGGGTTTACCCTGACAGGACCAGCTATGCTGCAGTGCGGCTCTGCCGGGGcctgggacaggcagcagcCAAGCTGTGCAG ctgtgaggTGTGAGGCTGTGCCGCGGCCAGCAGAAGGCTCCGTGAGCTGTGACCGCgctcctgcagagctcaccTCTGGCTCCCGCTGTGATTTCCAGTGCGGTGAGGGATATGTCCTGGAGGGCTCGCCCAGCACTGAGTGCCTGCCACAGGGACAGTGGTCAGAGCCGGTGCCCAAATGCAAAG CTGTGACCTGTCCTGCCCTGGAAGTGCCTGTGCATGGGGCTGTGAACTGCTCCCACCCCTCTGTGCAGCTCACCTGGGGAACCACCTGTGAGTTCACCTGTGAGGAAGGGTTTACCCTGACAGGACCAGCTACGCTGCAGTGCGGCTCTGCCGGGGcctgggacaggcagcagcCAAGCTGTGCAG ctgtgaggTGTGAGGCTGTGCCGCGGCCAGCAGAAGGCTCCGTGAGCTGTGACCGCgctcctgcagagctcaccTCTGGCTCCCGCTGTGATTTCCAGTGCGGTGAGGGATATGTCCTGGAGGGCTCGTCCAGCACTGAGTGCCTGCCACAGGGACAGTGGTCACAGCCGGTGCCCAAATGCAAAG TCATACAGTGTGAACCACTGAGTTCTCCTGAGAAAGGCTCTGTGGATTGCTCCCACGGGGCTGGGATCTTCACCTACAACACCTCCTGCCACTTCAGCTGCCTTGAAGGATGGAGTCTCAATGGCTCTCGTGTCCTGGAGTGCAGCCTTTCAGGAAACTGGAGTGCCAGCCTGCCCACATGTGAAG CCTCTGAGCAAGCCAGCTACATCTCTGTGGGCATAGCAGCCACGtctgcctctctgctgtccACAGCATCATTCCTCCTTTGGCTTGCAAGGCGCTTCCGGAGAAAAG CAAAGAAGTTTATTCCTTTCAG GAACTGGCAGGAAACAGCCAGTGAAGGTAGTTTTCAAAGTGCTGGCCAGAATGTCTAA
- the LOC134555226 gene encoding 14 kDa phosphohistidine phosphatase-like, with product MAAVRDVEIDPEGTFKYILVRLQRPGGGEQRDIVRGTRAAEFHNHIFEKVNPEMEKLGYECKCLGGGKIEHNSKDKKIRVFGLSTGYGKADHSVTVEILKKEYTDYEISWSDDKK from the exons ATGGCGGCCGTGCGGGACGTGGAGATCGACCCCGAGGGCACCTTCAAGTACATCCTGGTGCGCCTGCAGCGCCCGGGCGGCGGCGAGCAGCGGGACATCGTCCGCGGCACCAGGGCGGCCGAGTTCCACA ATCATATATTTGAAAAAGTAAATCCTGAGATGGAAAAGCTGGGATATGAGTGCAAGTGCCTTGGAGGAGGGAAAATTGAACATAATAGCAAAGACAAGAAAATCAGGGTATTTGGGCTCTCAACA GGCTATGGAAAAGCAGATCACTCAGTGACTGTGGAGATACTGAAGAAAGAGTATACAGATTATGAAATCTCATGGTCAGATGACAAGAAATAA
- the METTL18 gene encoding histidine protein methyltransferase 1 homolog, whose translation MDFRFDFAVDENENSEADGDFLLLYSPNHKQESREKSRETAGPAADCSPKLAAAEHRDEAASKKNLCVKAAKEHSIPEDLNKVLENKVMETVLDLSHVKLSVVEMTCSGDTDSEGIVSKSVSSHSDLIPGVYEGGLKIWECTFDLMDYFSEAGVEFTNKTVLDLGCGAGLLGIVALQGDAARVHFQDYNSTVIDEITLPNVVANCTGEGRRVGRGEDTKASQPPSKRPRKAQGSPDVLSRCRFFSGEWSQVSQLLLNSSQPCSKYDVILTSETIYNPDYYSALHDTLAQLLERNGRVYLASKVHYFGVGGGIYLFEKFIEEKNVFRTSVVKTIDQGLQRCIMEIAFKNSS comes from the coding sequence ATGGATTTTCGATTTGATTTTGCTGTTGATGAAAATGAGAACAGTGAGGCAGATGGTGACTTCTTACTGCTGTATTCTCCAAACCACAAGCAGGAGTCcagagaaaagagcagagaaactGCCGGTCCTGCAGCAGACTGCAGCCCGAAGCTGGCTGCTGCCGAGCACCGGGATGAGGCAGCTTCCAAGAAAAACCTCTGTGTGAAAGCTGCCAAGGAGCACAGCATTCCAGAAGATCTCAACAAAGTATTGGAAAATAAAGTCATGGAAACAGTATTGGACCTGTCTCATGTGAAGCTGTCTGTAGTGGAGATGACGTGTTCAGGTGACACTGACAGTGAAGGCATCGTGTCCAAGAGTGTTTCTTCTCACTCCGATCTCATCCCAGGAGTTTACGAAGGGGGGCTGAAAATCTGGGAATGCACCTTTGATCTCATGGACTACTTTTCCGAGGCTGGAGTAGAGTTTACCAACAAGACTGTGTTGGATCTTGGCTGCGGAGCTGGATTGCTGGGAATTGTGGCTTTACAGGGTGACGCTGCCAGAGTCCATTTTCAGGACTACAACAGCACCGTGATTGATGAAATAACCTTGCCTAACGTGGTGGCCAACTGCACCGGTGAAGGcaggagggtgggcaggggggaGGACACAAAAGCCAGCCAGCCTCCTTCAAAGAGGCCCAGGAAAGCACAGGGCTCACCTGATGTGCTCAGCAggtgcagatttttttctggagagtGGTCTCAAGTCAGCCAGCTCCTGTTAAACAGCAGCCAACCCTGTTCAAAGTACGATGTAATTCTCACCTCTGAGACCATCTATAATCCTGACTACTACAGTGCTCTGCATGATACACTGGCTCAGCTCTTGGAGAGAAATGGCCGTGTGTATTTGGCAAGCAAAGTGCATTATTTTGGAGTTGGTGGTGGTATCTATCTCTTTGAGAAATTCATTGAGGAGAAAAACGTGTTTAGAACCAGTGTAGTTAAAACAATTGATCAGGGTCTGCAGCGATGCATTATGGAAATTGCCTTTAAAAATTCCTCTTAA